Genomic segment of Panicum virgatum strain AP13 chromosome 9N, P.virgatum_v5, whole genome shotgun sequence:
ctgcctgctgctgcgtcGCCCCACCTGTCTGCTGTTGTGTTGCCCCACCGACTTGCTTGCTATGCTGCCCCGTctgcctgctgctgcgccgcctcACCCGGCTACTGCTTCGCCACCCCCACCCTGCCCGCCTGCTGGTGCGCCCCGCCAGCTTGCTGCACTGCCCTATCCGCATGCTGTTGCCACCCCGTTCTAGCTGTTGCGCTGCCCCGCACCACCTTGCCTGTTGTTGTGCCCCACCTTACCTGCAGCTGCGCTGCCTCGCTTTGTCTACTACTCTCGTTTCCTCTTAAAGCGTATCTCCTAGTAAAGACATTTTTAGTGAGTATTAGCAAAAGTTATATTTGAAAGATTGTTCTCTAGTTATTTTTAATTAGCAGCATCTCCAACAATTCCCAATATTTTCTTTCCAAAACTTTATTGTTTGCCAATACCCAAATAGATATACGGAGGCAAAACAAACTCCATCTCTTCTCCGtatttacttcaaaaaaataaaaagttggTCCCTCAAGGATAATTTTAGGGGAACCATAAAAGTTGGTCCCTCAAGGATAATTTTAGGGGAACCATCGTGATCCCGTGGCCTATCTCGTGCGCTTCCTTCTGCCCGCCGCCACCTGCAGCGCTCTGCCCTTCTGCCATCCATAGTCCCTCCCTAACTGACACCTCCCTGTAATCGTCCTTACCTGTGATCGACCCCTCCCTGACCTGTGATTGTCCTATGCCTGTTATCGCTCCCTCCCATGCCACTCCCATCTCCATGTGATCGCCCCCTCCTGAAATCAGCTAGCTCCTGATGTATATCTTTCTTGTTCTGACTACCCATCTGCTCATTGATCGGAGCGCTAGGTGACTCGCGAACACCTCCCCGTGCTCGCCGACGGAGAAGCTAGTTGTCGTGGCCCGCGCGGCACAAGCTGTATAGCGGGTCGTACACCCTCTTTCCCTCAATCTCAGCGAAGCGGTCCATGGCTATCGATGGATGGTGCAGTGGTGGTACGTAGCAGGCTGgtggcttggcggcggcggcagaatcTGGTGGCCGGCTCCGATGATGATCGATCAAACGACGACTAGAATAACAGCAGTAATCTCAATTCCTATTTTCTCGTACAGCCAGCTAGAATTTAGGGTTTATAGCTATCCTAATTTCATCTGTAACCAcacgtactccctccatactaaAAAAAATGTCGTTTTGGACAAGGTTTGGGTCCAACATTGGGaacataaatcatgaataacttttaagttggCGAGTTTCAAAATATTCAtatatttgtcttgaaaaatactttcataaaagtataaatatatcactttgcgataaatttttataaaaataaaaagtcaaagttaagttttggagaccgtgtcgctgtccaaaacgacattcttttcaagtatggagggagtactacaGATAATGTGTAAAACATAATATTCGTGATTACGCCAACATCCTCTCTATCGCGTATTCGCGAGGGCGTCGCCTTtcgattgattcgttcagttccCCTCCTGATGGAGCACCACCAATTCACCAAAGCTCCACAGCCCGGCAGCCCGcacccagccgccgccgtctctcCAAAAcccaacaaaccctgagtagaTCCGCTGCCCCGTTTCCCACCCCAGCTCCGGCGAGACCCACACCCCTCCGCCAGCGAAGATGCCGAATCTCGAGGGCCAGATGTACGAGCCGGCGAGCCAGGCAGCTGCGGTGGAGCCGATCCGGATGCCGACGGCGGAGGAGATCAAGGGGCAGGACATCTGGAACAACTGCGTGGTCCGCAGCGTCGTTAGTGGCGTCATGGGTGagccacactactcttgagccCGGTAGCTCCGGCTTTGTTTCCTTTTCTTGAGCGTCGTCAGTGGTGTTTCTACAATTACGTAGCTAGTCCCCAACGAAGTTTTCCAAGAAAACATTTTGATGAAGAAGCTTAACAGTTGCCATGCTTTGGACAAAAAAATGTTAATCCATTGAGAATTTGGAGACTGGATGGTGCTTGAGATATTGAGAGGTCTGGTACTCATTCTTTGTGGGATATTGCAGCGGTGGTTCATTGGTTATATGGTTTTGGGTAGTTGTTCCCTGGTTTGTCAAAAGAGTTCAAAACAAATAAAGCTCGTTTTGTAAGGAATGAGCATAATTTTGTTTGCTAATGCGTCAATTAGAGAATTGGTTTTATGCTTACCATTTTGTGTGTTCTCCTTTTGCCTGTTCAGATATCTTTAGAAATTTTTGGACTATATCAAAGAAAATCTTGTTATCCCTTGAAATGGAGTTTAATTTTAAATGTGATATGCTGCTTGAGTATGTTTGAAGTGAACTTGCCTAAGATAAACTTAATTTTTTAATAGTTTTGTCATGGTAATTGATAGTCATGGAATATGCTCAATGAATTGGTTCAAAAAAATTCAAGTAGGTTGGGAAGAAATTGCCCATAGGCTGTATTAACTGTGCACTCCCTTCAATGTTTTCTTCTTTGACCTTCAGTGTTGCTATAAGCATGGAGCAATAAACATACAATGGCATTTTTCTATAGCCAGTAAAATTCAAGCTCATATTTAATCTGATTTATTTCAAGTTTACTCACTACAAGCAATTGTGAGGGAAACTGATGGTTAGTTTATTGAAGGAAGCTTTATTCTTGAATGCTTCAATCTATCTAGAAAGGCCTGTAGAGTACAATTTTTTCTAGCATAGCAGTGTTATTTTTTGTGCACAACATGTCTGTTTCTCAAAATGAGTTATAAGAGAATACTGATATACACAATGTGCACTGTATTTATCATCAATATAACCCATTTGTCAGTGGTTGCGTACAGTCTGGAGTAGTATTGTCAGAATGACAGACATTAAGATCTAATGTTTGGTTACCCAAGGTTAGGATGAAAACCATGTTCTCTTACCTTAAGCTAAATAGCCTACAGTACCAACTGGTTACCTTGGCCATCCTGACGATCATTAGATAGAGgtatacatttttttttggataaCCTGTATTAACTCAGTATCCTCACATTCAATAGGAGGTGGTCTTGGTGTACTTATGGGACTATTCTTTGGAGCTCTGGACAATCCAATAATGGCAGAGGAAATGACAGCCAGGCAACAAATAGTATACACAGCAAAACAGATGGGTAGGAGAAGTATAAGCAATGCCAAAACCTTTGCGGTCATGGGCCTGATTTTCTCAGCAGCTGAATGTGTCATAGAGAAGGTTAACATTTCTTGTATTCATGAATTTTCTACACGTTCTCTTCCGATATGAACTTGGTATTCTCGTGCTTTTGCAGGCTCGGGCAAAGCATGACACTACCAATACAGCAGTAGCTGGCTGTGTCACAGGAGGAGCTTTAGCAGTAAAAGGTAACTATTTTGCCATGTCACTATCTATGAAATCATGAGACAATTGTCTCAACTTATTATCAACCTATACTGAAGTTCCCAAGACAACTTCCTGAATCTCTAAGGAATATTCCTCGTCTAGAACCGCTCCATCCCCTTGCACTCCAACCAAACAATCTTAAGAATGGAGCTGCTCTATTCCACTCCATGCCGTCCCACCAACCAAACACTACCTTAAAGCCCGTGGTGCAAATGTTGGAGTCAGTGGCGGACCCAGAGCCCGGCGACCCTGGGCACCCGCCTGGGCTCTCAATCAATATCTCAAAAAAAACTATGCTCTAGGCTTATTCAAATCATCCTTCTGTAGAAGACAACATTGGAAGAGAGCATCTTGCTTGACATTTGCCTGGGCTCAGTCTCGTCCCTGGATCTGCCACTGGTTGAACTTGTATTTTGTATGGATTGGGGTGGATGGGTATCTTTGACATCTCTAGTAGCTTTCTTCCAACTATTTATGTATCTGCCATGTCTCCGAGTTCAGATAGCTGAACTTACTGAAGTGTTCTGTATTATTTCTGACTATAGCCTGAAGTTGAAAGATGTTTCTGTTCCTTTTGTATGTATAGTGACATACACGTTTTCTATGATTCTATCCCTTAATTTTCCATTCCTGCTTAGATAACTAGCTTAGAATGAGTAGACATTTTCTATATTGCAGTCCTGTTGTATCTATTAAGGGGAGAATGAGGGCACTACCTTTGagctagatgactcttttgacgataccaacagacgttttgtgaggagatttcaggaggcagagatcggggaggctttgaagaggatgaagggcggtaaagcgatgggccctgatggtatccctattgaggtgtggagatgcctaggtgaAAGAGtgatagtatggttaactaagctgtTTAACcttatttttcggtcaaacaagatgcctgaAAAATGGagaagaagtatattagtaccgatcttcaaaaacaagggagaTGTTcagagttgtactaactactgtgggattaagctgatgagccatacgatgaagctctgggagagggttatcgagcaccgcttaagaagagtgacaagtgtgacccaaaaccagtt
This window contains:
- the LOC120689857 gene encoding mitochondrial import inner membrane translocase subunit TIM22-1-like isoform X2, translated to MPNLEGQMYEPASQAAAVEPIRMPTAEEIKGQDIWNNCVVRSVVSGVMGGGLGVLMGLFFGALDNPIMAEEMTARQQIVYTAKQMGRRSISNAKTFAVMGLIFSAAECVIEKARAKHDTTNTAVAGCVTGGALAVKGGRDRGGFEEDEGR
- the LOC120689857 gene encoding mitochondrial import inner membrane translocase subunit TIM22-4-like isoform X1; its protein translation is MPNLEGQMYEPASQAAAVEPIRMPTAEEIKGQDIWNNCVVRSVVSGVMGGGLGVLMGLFFGALDNPIMAEEMTARQQIVYTAKQMGRRSISNAKTFAVMGLIFSAAECVIEKARAKHDTTNTAVAGCVTGGALAVKGGPKATCIGCAGFAAFSVAIDKFFDRHT